One part of the Pirellulales bacterium genome encodes these proteins:
- the sixA gene encoding phosphohistidine phosphatase SixA, whose product MILYIVRHAWAEDCDANRWPDDGLRPITKKGRKRFAKYLRRMDESDFAPQIVATSPLLRCRQTAEILVDHLPEQPSVVELEALAPGSDLPLLIQWTAAQEADEIAWVGHAPDVGRLAATLIGSENAAISFTKGAVACIQFDGPIAIGNGQLEWLATARLFGV is encoded by the coding sequence ATGATCCTCTACATCGTTCGCCACGCATGGGCAGAAGACTGCGACGCCAATCGATGGCCCGATGATGGCCTGCGGCCCATCACGAAAAAGGGCCGCAAGCGATTTGCCAAATACCTGCGGCGGATGGATGAGTCCGATTTTGCTCCGCAAATTGTCGCGACCAGCCCATTGCTGCGTTGCCGTCAGACCGCCGAGATCCTCGTCGATCACCTTCCCGAACAGCCCAGCGTCGTGGAACTCGAAGCCCTCGCCCCTGGCTCCGACCTGCCGCTGCTCATTCAATGGACGGCCGCCCAAGAGGCCGATGAAATTGCCTGGGTCGGTCACGCTCCCGATGTCGGCCGACTGGCGGCCACTCTCATTGGCAGCGAAAATGCCGCAATCAGCTTCACAAAAGGCGCGGTCGCCTGCATCCAATTCGATGGGCCAATCGCCATTGGCAACGGCCAATTGGAATGGCTGGCAACGGCACGTTTGTTCGGCGTATAG
- a CDS encoding low specificity L-threonine aldolase yields MIDLRSDTLTKPTREMRAAMAAAEVGDDCNREDPTVAKLEERIAAMLDKEAALFVPSGTMSNQIGIRLHCSPGDEFICEANCHIYNFEQGAFAQLSGLAARPVEGEFGVLRPDQLVDAIRPEGDLFSRTKLVCLEITHNRGAGRIQPYESVECICRWAHEKGLSTHLDGARLFNAVVATGIAAPNWAVNFDTVSCCFSKGLGAPVGSALCGSKSAIQQARRHRRALGGSMRQAGVVAAAALVALDHHVDRLAVDHAHARLLADAIAECEALELWPKTVETNIVIFRIEPSWGTAKEFAAAARERGVLMLAIAPQAVRAVTHLDVSRADIERTANVVQKISTCRQGTSSSGGH; encoded by the coding sequence ATCATCGATTTACGAAGCGATACGCTGACCAAGCCTACCAGGGAAATGCGGGCCGCGATGGCTGCCGCGGAAGTTGGCGACGATTGCAATCGGGAGGATCCGACCGTCGCCAAACTGGAAGAGCGGATTGCCGCGATGCTGGACAAGGAAGCGGCGCTGTTTGTACCCAGCGGCACCATGTCGAATCAGATTGGCATTCGTCTGCATTGCTCGCCAGGCGATGAATTCATCTGCGAGGCGAATTGCCACATCTACAACTTTGAGCAAGGGGCTTTCGCGCAACTCAGCGGACTGGCGGCCAGGCCGGTCGAAGGAGAGTTCGGCGTGCTTCGGCCGGATCAATTGGTCGATGCGATTCGGCCGGAGGGCGACCTCTTTTCCCGCACGAAGCTGGTGTGTCTGGAAATCACGCACAACCGCGGCGCAGGACGGATTCAGCCGTATGAGTCGGTCGAGTGCATCTGCCGCTGGGCGCACGAGAAAGGCTTGTCGACGCATTTGGACGGCGCGCGATTGTTCAACGCGGTAGTGGCCACGGGCATTGCCGCGCCAAATTGGGCCGTGAATTTTGATACCGTGAGTTGCTGCTTCAGCAAGGGCCTGGGCGCGCCGGTCGGCTCGGCGCTCTGCGGATCGAAGTCGGCGATTCAGCAAGCCCGACGGCATCGGCGGGCTTTGGGAGGGTCGATGCGGCAGGCCGGAGTGGTGGCCGCGGCGGCGCTCGTTGCGCTCGATCATCACGTCGATCGCTTGGCCGTAGACCATGCGCACGCGCGGCTGCTGGCCGACGCAATTGCCGAGTGCGAGGCACTCGAACTGTGGCCAAAGACTGTTGAAACGAACATCGTGATCTTCCGCATCGAGCCGTCGTGGGGAACGGCCAAGGAGTTCGCCGCGGCCGCGCGCGAGCGCGGAGTGCTCATGCTGGCGATCGCTCCGCAGGCTGTGCGAGCCGTGACCCATCTGGACGTTTCGCGAGCGGACATTGAGCGGACTGCGAACGTCGTTCAAAAGATTTCCACCTGCCGTCAAGGCACTTCTTCAAGCGGTGGACATTAA
- a CDS encoding peroxidase yields MRLIWNRAAFWIRLGIVCVFLVLCSRSFADDRSFDGTGNNLSNLTWGAAGADFLRKSTAAYADGISSLAGTTRLGPREISNAVIAQPALTPNSQGLSGFVFQWGQLIDHDMDLTDLASPSEPFDISIPPGDVIFNPAVPMPFIRSKYDLATGTVLGNPRQQINSNTSYLDASMVYGSDSTRAAALRSFSGGRLLTSPGNLLPLNTMGLLNADNADPNPDQYYVAGDVRVNEQVGLTAIQTLFMREHNRQADLLASQNPSWNDEQIYQQARKIVGAEVQSITFREFLPALLGSSAPGISSVYNPSVNSTIANEFATALFRVGHTMLPPQLLRVQNDGVPAPGGPLALRDAFFQQQNMSSPLQLEYILKGLAVNQQQEIDAHIVDDVRNFLFGDPLPGVGFDLAALNIQRGRDHGLPDYNSLRSAYGLSVVSSFSDITSDSFVQAALLAVYGNVNNIDPWVGAVSEDHLPGMEVGPLIAAALIDQFTRLRDGDRFWFTNDPSFTPDELNWLENVRLCDIVHWNSGITTMQANAFFVPEASGIVAATLGLASMLALRLKLRLETKSF; encoded by the coding sequence ATGCGACTCATCTGGAATCGAGCGGCTTTTTGGATTCGATTGGGCATTGTGTGCGTTTTTCTGGTCCTCTGCTCTCGATCGTTCGCCGACGATCGCTCATTCGACGGCACGGGCAATAACCTATCGAATCTGACCTGGGGCGCTGCTGGAGCTGATTTCTTGCGGAAATCGACCGCGGCCTATGCCGACGGCATATCGAGTCTCGCGGGCACCACGCGGCTCGGCCCACGCGAGATTAGCAACGCGGTCATTGCGCAACCCGCACTCACGCCCAATTCGCAGGGCCTCAGCGGTTTCGTTTTTCAATGGGGGCAATTGATCGACCATGACATGGACCTCACCGATTTAGCCTCGCCGAGCGAACCCTTCGATATTTCGATTCCACCGGGCGATGTGATTTTCAACCCTGCGGTGCCGATGCCGTTCATCAGGTCGAAATATGATCTCGCCACCGGTACGGTTTTGGGGAATCCGCGCCAACAGATCAATTCCAATACGTCCTACCTCGACGCGTCGATGGTCTATGGCTCTGACTCGACCCGCGCTGCAGCGCTGCGATCGTTCAGCGGCGGACGCTTGCTTACGAGTCCTGGCAACTTATTGCCACTCAACACGATGGGATTGCTGAATGCCGACAACGCCGACCCTAATCCTGATCAGTATTACGTGGCCGGCGACGTGCGCGTGAATGAACAAGTCGGTCTGACCGCGATCCAGACTCTGTTCATGCGCGAACACAATCGTCAAGCCGATCTGCTGGCATCGCAAAATCCAAGTTGGAACGACGAGCAGATTTATCAACAGGCCCGCAAGATCGTCGGCGCGGAAGTACAGTCGATTACCTTCCGTGAATTCCTTCCCGCGCTGCTCGGTTCCTCAGCGCCGGGAATCAGCAGCGTCTATAACCCGAGTGTAAATTCCACGATTGCCAACGAGTTTGCGACCGCCTTATTCCGCGTCGGACATACGATGCTGCCGCCGCAGCTTTTGCGCGTGCAAAACGATGGCGTTCCAGCACCTGGAGGGCCGCTAGCGCTGCGCGATGCGTTTTTCCAACAACAAAACATGTCCAGCCCCCTTCAACTCGAATACATTTTGAAGGGACTCGCCGTCAATCAGCAACAAGAAATCGATGCGCATATCGTCGATGACGTGCGAAACTTTCTGTTCGGCGACCCGTTGCCAGGGGTGGGATTCGATTTGGCGGCCTTAAACATCCAGCGCGGCCGCGATCATGGCTTGCCCGATTACAATTCGTTGCGCTCGGCCTATGGGTTGTCGGTCGTCAGTAGTTTTTCCGACATTACCTCCGATTCCTTTGTGCAAGCGGCGCTGTTGGCCGTCTACGGCAATGTCAATAACATCGACCCGTGGGTCGGCGCTGTGTCGGAAGACCACCTGCCAGGGATGGAAGTGGGACCACTGATTGCCGCCGCCCTAATCGATCAGTTTACACGGCTGCGCGACGGCGACCGTTTCTGGTTCACGAATGACCCAAGCTTCACTCCGGACGAGTTGAATTGGCTGGAAAACGTCCGCTTGTGCGACATTGTTCATTGGAACAGCGGCATTACGACGATGCAGGCCAATGCGTTCTTTGTGCCCGAAGCGAGCGGCATTGTTGCAGCAACGCTCGGCTTGGCGTCGATGCTGGCGCTGCGACTGAAACTGCGGCTCGAAACGAAATCGTTTTAA